Within the Hevea brasiliensis isolate MT/VB/25A 57/8 chromosome 2, ASM3005281v1, whole genome shotgun sequence genome, the region aaatagaaatttcaaatatatatatatatatatatatatatatatatatatatatatatatgtgtgtgtgtgtgtgtgtgtgtgtgtatgtgtgtgtgtaacTAATCCATTTCTTTTGGCAACAAGCAAAAAAAGGGTTCAGATACTTGAAGTACTATTTAATGGAAGATGAGAAGATTAAGACATTATCAATATAAACAATGCAAAAAGCAGAATATTGATTAAAAATATCATTTATGATTTTTTGAAATTCAGATTGAGCATTTTTCAAACCGAATGGCATAATATTCCATTCAAATTGGCCAAAAGGGGCAACTTTCCAATCTTCAAAATATTCTAGAAAATTTTCTCTCTATTTTAAAGCAAGTAACTTCTCAAAAGTATTTGATCAAAATTACTTTGAAAATTTCTGATGATTTCATATTGGATACTATTGCTCTCTTTGATACAGATGCTGATTTTAATTGTATCAAGGAaggaataattaaaattattcaattatattagtaaatttaattaaggggtttaattaaaatatatgatttattaataattacttagatactttttaaataaattaatttactaaTGATGATAATTATACAATGATTAACTAATCGAATCATTTCATAACATAATTATGCAATGGTTAACTGAAGTTCTAGAATTGttctataattataaaaataaaaatactttttgtgacacccctcacccgtctatagtgtagtcgagtaaggcatgtcacatttggtactagaacagtagaatgtacggaattgctacagagaGAGTGttacatttttattaatattgtgataaaaataaatacttctattttttttgaataaaattaaCTTGCTAAAATTTAAGTGGAAttgatattaattaaaaaaatataataaatatttaatattataaattattgaaCTTTAAATATATTGATggcttaaaattaaaaatttgtccaatttatttcaaatttaacttTTCTAACataatcatgaaaattaaatttaattaaaattatagattaaataaaatatatgacatgattttaatttttaatattataaaagaaAAAGCTTTTTTGTCTAATATGAGTATAGAGAAACTTTATTAAGGGAGAattttaataataacaataaaattatgagaaaaaattattaaatttttaaattatgaaaaaaaattacAAGAAGTGTTCTACACTTCCATTATCCAGTAATTTAAAGTTTAAAGAATAGTTTTGGTAACTGTGGATTTATTGGGAAAGAATAATGTTAAAATAGAATTGACAGCAGGAAGAGGCCAAAGGAAATGACAATTTGATTTTTTTCTCGTCAAGGAGGTTTGTATCTCTCTTTTGATCGGTTAATAAAGAATTtggaattttttataaaattactaataaatCCCGAAGAGCTTTTAGGTCCAGTGCCCCTTGCCCCTATGTTAATCTATCCCTGCCTACTATGATGTTTCTTGTGTTTCAATTATAGTTCAAGCTCTTCTTGGACCTAGTCTATGAAATCACTCGCCATTTTTCTTGAAAGTTTTTGTTAATCTCTGGTTCCCTGGCATTTAGTTGCAGCTTGGAGATTgataagcttccaaattcaaatgGCCCATTACAGAGTAATTATTTCAGTTTCTCTCTACGCTTGTATGTGGGCACTACTGGGTACTTCTACAACTAGTACGCTTCCCAGTGATATTTCTTGCTTAAAATCGATTAGAGATTCTGTGGAAGACCCTGATAATTTGTTAAGATCTTCCTGGAACTTCAAGAACGATTCAGATGGCTTCATATGCTCCTTTGCAGGAGTTGAGTGCTGGCATCCTAACAAGAATAGAGTCTTAAGCCTCACACTACATAAGATGAAGCTCAAGGGCCAGTTCCCTCGAGGGATTGGGAACTGTACAAGTTTAACAGGCTTGGACCTTTCAGGTAATGAGTTCCATGGACCAATTCCGTTAGAAATGGGGAAAAGGATACCACTTGTTACGAGACTTGATCTTTCCTTCAACAATTTTTCCGGTGAAATCCCATCAAGCATTGCCGATTGCTCTCTTCTGAATGTCCTTAATCTAGACCACAACCGACTGATAGGTCATATTCCACAAGAAATTGGTGGGCTCGGTAGGATCAAGACCTTTAGTGTCTTCCATAATCTATTATCAGGGCAAGTACCAATCTTCGCAAACGCTACAGTTTCAGCTGACGCCTACGCAAATAACAATGGACTCTCCGGGGGACCTTTGAAAAGATGCCCTGAGAGTTCAAGGAAATTTAATTGGAGATTTGATTATTCATTCAAAGGTGGGGTTGTAATTGGTTATGCATTTTCTCTGGTTTCAGCTATTGTTGTATATGCGTCCTATTGTGTACCTTGGGTGTATATGGGGAAGAAGAATGGGATGATCACAATTCCAGAACTGGTAATGTTGATGATGCTGAGGAGGAAAAACAAAAAGACACAGCTTGAACAACTGGGTAGCCTGTCAACCATGGAGCTTCTGCTGGAGAAAGAGGTAATCTGTCTCCTTCTGTGTCTCTCTCCCCTTCACtagttccatttttttttttttttttttttttgcaaatggAGACTTTAATTTATATGTTTTATAGAAGATTTTAATCGTACTTTATATATAACTAATAAAGCATAGGAACCCTTCCATCTATTTTACAGTTTTAAAAACTTGCACATTTCAGTACCTAATAAGCATGAATCTGTCTTCAGATTTCTACGTCAGAGCACTTTGTTACAAGAATGAGTTTTATAGATCTGTGCAACGCCACTGAAAATTTTAGCAGACATAATATCATTGGGGTGGGACAAATAGGGACCATGTACAAGGCAAGCCTTCCTAATGGATGGTCCCTCGCAGTCAAGAAATTATAAATTTCTGAACAATCTGAAGAACAGTTCATATCTGAATTGAAGACATTAACTAGATTGAGACATGATAACTTGATTCCACTTCTCGGATTCTGCAAAGAATCAAAAAACAAGGCTTTTTGTGTATAAATATGTATCAAATGGAAACCTTTTCGATTGGTTACATTCAGGGGAAGGCAAGAAGAAAGTGCTGAATGGGCCTTTGAGGATGAAAATTGCTGCTGGTATAGGAAAAGGCTTGGCATGGCTCCATCATTGCTGGAGTTTCCGTGTGGCTCATCTTAACATAAGCTCAAAATGTATTTTACTTCATAAGAATTTTGAACCCAAGTTATCAAACTTTGGAATGTCTACCTTCATCAATCCAAATGAGGTGACCTCAAGCAGGGGTTTCTTCATGGACGTTGAATTTTGGGAGGAGTGTTTTCTCAAGGAAAATGTTTTCAACTTCGGAATTGTGCTTCTTGAGTTGATTACAGGCAAAATGAGTACTGTTTTGAGCAGTTCTCATGGAAGCTTGGATGAATGGTTAAGTGATCTCTGTTCTAGCTCTTCAAATCTATATGATGTATTATTGATGAGCTTCTGATAGGGCAAGGACATGATAATGAGATCTTTCAGTGCCTGAGAATAGCACGTAATTGTCTTCAGCGCTTTCCAGACCAAAGGCCAACCATGCTTGACGTTTACATGGCAATTAGTAACATTAATTATAGCTAATTGAACTCTGCAAATCGAAATTAGTGCAGCAAATTCACAGATGATATATTTATGCAGGACAACAATGTGCatgctttcctttttttttttttcttttccttttatatgTATGATTTTAGGAATATCTGAATATTTTtaagtttaatatatatattttatcttATTATAAATACAGTTACTGTATGTGTAAATGTAGTGTAGAGTAATAGCATAAATCGTGTTGGAACTCTCACAATTATCATGCAAGAGAtgctaataattattataataatagttTCTTATGTTTAtacaaatttattataattattatttttcatttgtttattgagaaaatcaattcaaatttaagacattacaattttaaaaataattatagcaTTATTAAATAAaagcttttattaaaaaaaatttaatgatgaACTAATAAAATCTAAGCATTAAGTAATCAATATGGTTACtggcaaataattttaaaaactttagaatttaattaaaaaaaaaaaagaacttactttatatatatctatataaaaATTAACGAATGGAAGGCTAGGGAATGATGAGAGATGGCAAGAGGAAGTAAGATTAATTATTGGGAAACTCAGGCTTCTATTAGAGCTGCACAGGCCTTAGCCACTTTGTTCCCTTCCATAGCTTTTTCTTTGGTCAGGAGAAATGGTAATGGAGCTGTTCATCTAGTTGCTAAGCTCCTAGCCTGAGGAACTTTTCTCTTTAATTGGGTTCAGTCATCCCCAGCGGAGCTCAGCTTCATTTTATGTTCTGATGCTCAAAGGGCCTTGTGAATGTATCTAGTTtgcagtatatatatataaaagaaggaaCGCCCAACATATTGGTGGCAATATTGAGCCAAGaccttttaaattttaattattttgattcagtTAGATTCTAATGAATATTCtattttaaaatcaaatcaattaattaattttttaaaaattaaaaattaaatgaaattaaattaaaattttaatttaattcagcttaattaattatttttacttaaATCAAATTATATTTGCTCATCCCTAACTTTTGACAATGGTTAGATTATTGCCTCTAACCCGTTTATTCACCTCTACCTTTTTCACGGCCTCGCCTCTATTCCAATCATTTATTTCCATCTTTCGATTCAATTGTTTCAGTGTTCCCTACAAGTTTTGATTATAATGTTTGGAAAAACAAGCCCATAGCTTTGTCACAGCCTCATATTTGCTTTCATtgacttggaaaatcaagcttgggtgCCAAATTAATTTTGAGCTTTTCATTTAAGTTTTAAAAGTCcaatttttagaaaaaaataaaataaataatattttttttctaatttaaataataaaaatattaattttatatctaatattagaaaataaaatttataacccAACCCAACATCATTAAAAatgatatataattttaatatttaaaattatagaaaataatatttcattattaaaatataacatcttattaaagcaaaattaatttgaattttaataaaaatttaaattaatgatcTCAAAAATAAAAATGCAATTGAATTGTACATGTcgaaaaaaaatataagaaacaaattaaacattattgaaaagacgaagaagaagaagaagaagaagaagaatctcAAAGGGCTGCTGCTAGGTGCCCTTTGACATATTTGGACGGCCTTGCAACCCAAATTGACTAGTTCATTGCCTTAGGCCCTTTAAAAGGTAAACAACTCTCTTCACTTTGCTTCAAAAGAAGAAAAAACATAAACCAAGTGATCATCGAGAGACAGACTTCGAGAAATCAAAGAAACATTATATAATGGCCGAGGAAGTGTTCATCAGCAACAAGCAGGTGGTATTGAAGAACTATGTAACTGGGTTTCCACAAGAATCTGATTTGGAAATTATCACTTCCTCTACTAAGCTCAATGTCCCTGAAGCCATTCAAGATGCTGTTTTGGTAAAGAATCTCTACTTGTCTTGTGATCCTTATATGCGTGGTTGCATGAGCAAGCCTGTAGGCCCTTCCATTGTTTCTTCTTTCGAGCCAGGAAAGGTTAGTGCATCATATATAACAATACCCAGTTTAACACATTGCATTTTTCAGTTTAGGCTCCAtcgttgataataataataataataataataataataataataataataataataataataataataataataagattttCCATatgtaaacttttttttttcggTGATTTGATTATCTGAATTATATATGCAGCCCCTTTATGGATTTGGAGTTGTAAAAGTTGTGGATTCTACACATCCAAATTTCAAGAAAGGAGACTTGGCTTGGGGTTTTACCAAATGGGAAGAGCATAGTCTCATAATATCACCACAGCTTTTATTTAAAATTCATCATAATGATCTGCACCTTTCCTACTACACTGGAATTCTGGGTAAAGCTTTCTATTCTTCTTCAGACTTATTAATTACTTCTGCTCAATGAGAGCTGTAGACTTTAGCAttaatttgatataaattataGTGATGAAAATTGAAAACTCATACATTAATTAATCCTTGTGCTTCTTAGGTGTCCCTGGTATCACTGCCTATGGCGGTTTTCATGAGGTATGCTCTCCTAAGAAAGGAGAGTACGTCTTTGTATCAGCAGCATCTGGTGCCATTGGTCAGATTGTTGGCCAACTAGCTAAATTATTGGGTTGCTATGTTGTTGGAAGCGCTGGATCAAACGAAAAGGTGAGCCAATACATTTTCAAAACATTATTAAGgatatttctttttcatttttataaATCTGCATGCTGATTTTCTCTTCCCATTCATTTCCTCAATGCAAGGTTGATATGCTAAAGAACAAGTTCGGGTTCGATGAGGCTTTCAACTATAAGGAAGAGTCTGACTTAGATGCAGCTCTTAAAAGGTATTAAATTTTAATCATCATTCTCACGTCACGCTAGAGTAAGAAGTTTGCAAGACTAAACATCTGCTTGATTCAATATTAAGAATgggttgattttaattccatgaaAATAAAATAGATTGGACTTAACTCTACCTTTGAGGATTGTACAATTCATATATGGAGTACTTTAGTCTTATATCCGGTCAATGGGACAACATTAATGTTGTGTAATGGTGTGG harbors:
- the LOC110638903 gene encoding 2-alkenal reductase (NADP(+)-dependent)-like, which codes for MAEEVFISNKQVVLKNYVTGFPQESDLEIITSSTKLNVPEAIQDAVLVKNLYLSCDPYMRGCMSKPVGPSIVSSFEPGKPLYGFGVVKVVDSTHPNFKKGDLAWGFTKWEEHSLIISPQLLFKIHHNDLHLSYYTGILGVPGITAYGGFHEVCSPKKGEYVFVSAASGAIGQIVGQLAKLLGCYVVGSAGSNEKVDMLKNKFGFDEAFNYKEESDLDAALKRCFPEGIDIYFDSVGGKMLDAVLLNMRIRGRIAACGMISQYNLDKPEGLRNLMSIIGKRVRVEGFVTGDFYHLYPKFLELVIPYIKQDKIVYVEDVGEGLESGPTSLIGLFTGRNVGKQLVVVSHE